The proteins below come from a single Hemitrygon akajei chromosome 2, sHemAka1.3, whole genome shotgun sequence genomic window:
- the rfk gene encoding riboflavin kinase: MKSLPYFCRGEVVRGFGRGSKELGIPTANFPDAVVEHLPGDITTGIYYGWACVGHGDVHKMVMSIGWNPYYKNEKKSMETHIIHTFKEDFYGEILSIAIVGYIRPEKSFDSLDSLITAIYSDISEAKEKLDLPEYQSMKDDNFFKSIQNNVMNGH; encoded by the exons ATGAAGAGTTTGCCGTATTTCTGCCGCGGTGAGGTGGTGCGAGGTTTCGGCCGAGGCAGCAAGGAGCTGGGAATCCCCACTG CAAATTTTCCAGACGCTGTTGTGGAGCACCTGCCAGGAGACATCACTACTGGTATATACTATGGCTGGGCCTGTGTCGGTCACGGAGATGTACATAAGATGGTCATGAGCATTGGTTGGAATCCatactataaaaatgaaaaaaaatctatG GAAACGCATATTATTCATACTTTCAAAGAAGATTTTTATGGAGAAATTCTGAGTATAGCTATTGTTGGATATATTCGACCAGAGAAATCTTTTGATTCATTAG ATTCCCTAATTACAGCCATTTACAGTGACATATCTGAGGCAAAGGAGAAACTAGATTTGCCAGAATACCAAAGTATGAAGGATGACAACTTCTTCAAATCAATTCAAAACAATGTAATGAATGGCCATTGA